In one window of Leptolyngbya sp. CCY15150 DNA:
- a CDS encoding R3H domain-containing nucleic acid-binding protein — MTSHGRPAPGASNPHPATPEQPTQPSGITDDLEQLLAVLPPSIRQTLSHHPQRNYLVEVVMDLGRQPEARFPQQTEYLSEDVISQADLDYCIERVGSFSGDNRAGIERTLHRISAIRNRQGTIIGLTCRVGRAVFGTIGMIRDLVETGKSILMLGRPGVGKTTALREIARVLADDLNKRVVIIDTSNEIAGDGDIPHPALGRARRMQVAKPELQHQVMIEAVENHMPEVIVIDEIGTELEALAARTIAERGVQLVGTAHGNRIENLIKNPTLSDLVGGIQSVTLGDDEARRRGSQKSVLERKAPPTFDIAVEMLERQRWVVHEQVSDTVDNLLRGRLPVMQVRAVDDQGKVEITEEVQSPSNPELSTYRRSRPSTSLGSDVPQVRGWRASGQMLPLQTQGRSRTVRSVPAAALPSMRSPEHQQFDQLLQESLSDRTLEDEDDALAGMPTGPNGEDLPLHVYPYAVSRQHLDQIIHTLNLPIVITKDLDHADAVLALRSHLKNHSKLKHMAQVRQLAVYAVKSNTMPQIIRALKRMLKLDDQGINEPINLNLFSRSGDGDEIEALEEARLAVEQIVIPKGQPVELLPRSAKVRKMQHELVEHYRLKSSSFGDEPNRRLRIYPA, encoded by the coding sequence ATGACATCCCACGGTCGTCCCGCTCCCGGCGCATCTAATCCGCATCCTGCCACCCCCGAGCAGCCCACCCAGCCCTCTGGCATCACCGATGACCTCGAACAACTGCTGGCCGTTCTCCCTCCCAGCATCCGGCAAACCCTCAGCCACCATCCCCAACGCAATTACCTAGTGGAAGTGGTGATGGATCTGGGTCGGCAGCCGGAGGCACGCTTTCCCCAACAAACCGAATACCTCTCCGAGGATGTCATATCCCAAGCTGATTTGGATTACTGCATCGAGCGGGTCGGCAGCTTTAGCGGCGATAACCGAGCTGGCATCGAACGCACCCTGCATCGGATCAGCGCCATCCGCAATCGCCAAGGCACCATCATCGGCCTCACCTGCCGGGTCGGGCGGGCGGTGTTTGGCACCATTGGCATGATCCGCGATCTGGTGGAAACCGGGAAGTCAATTCTGATGCTGGGGCGGCCGGGGGTGGGCAAAACCACGGCACTGCGGGAGATTGCGCGGGTCTTAGCCGATGATCTCAACAAGCGCGTGGTGATCATCGATACGTCTAATGAAATTGCTGGCGACGGCGATATTCCCCACCCGGCCCTAGGTCGCGCCCGACGGATGCAGGTGGCCAAGCCGGAGTTGCAGCACCAGGTGATGATTGAGGCGGTGGAAAACCACATGCCTGAGGTGATTGTGATCGACGAGATTGGCACGGAGCTAGAAGCCTTGGCCGCCCGCACTATTGCCGAACGCGGGGTGCAGCTCGTGGGCACCGCCCACGGCAACCGCATTGAAAACCTCATTAAAAATCCTACCCTTTCCGATCTGGTGGGCGGCATCCAGTCAGTAACCCTGGGTGACGATGAAGCGCGGCGGCGCGGTAGCCAAAAGAGTGTCCTGGAACGCAAAGCACCGCCGACCTTTGATATTGCGGTGGAAATGCTGGAACGCCAGCGTTGGGTGGTGCATGAGCAGGTCTCTGACACAGTGGATAATCTGCTGCGCGGTCGTTTGCCGGTGATGCAGGTGCGGGCAGTGGATGACCAGGGCAAGGTCGAGATCACCGAAGAGGTGCAAAGCCCGAGCAATCCTGAACTTTCCACCTATCGGCGATCGCGCCCCTCCACCAGCCTGGGCAGTGATGTTCCCCAAGTGCGCGGCTGGCGTGCCTCGGGGCAGATGTTGCCCTTGCAAACCCAAGGGCGATCGCGGACGGTGCGATCGGTGCCTGCCGCCGCCCTACCCTCCATGCGTTCGCCTGAGCATCAGCAGTTTGATCAATTGCTGCAAGAGTCCCTCAGCGATCGCACCCTAGAGGATGAGGACGATGCCCTAGCAGGAATGCCCACCGGCCCCAACGGGGAAGATCTGCCCCTGCATGTCTATCCCTACGCGGTCAGTCGCCAACATTTGGATCAGATTATCCACACCCTCAACCTGCCCATCGTCATCACCAAAGACCTCGACCATGCCGATGCCGTGCTGGCGTTGCGATCGCACCTAAAAAATCATTCCAAGCTCAAGCACATGGCCCAAGTGCGGCAACTGGCCGTCTATGCGGTGAAGTCCAACACTATGCCGCAGATCATTCGCGCCCTCAAACGCATGCTCAAACTTGACGACCAAGGCATCAATGAACCCATTAACCTGAATCTCTTTTCTCGCAGCGGCGATGGTGACGAGATTGAGGCGTTGGAAGAAGCCCGCCTAGCCGTGGAGCAAATTGTCATCCCCAAGGGACAGCCGGTGGAACTACTGCCGCGATCGGCCAAGGTGCGCAAAATGCAGCATGAACTGGTGGAACACTACCGCCTCAAATCCTCTAGCTTTGGCGACGAGCCCAACCGCCGCCTGCGCATCTATCCCGCCTAG
- a CDS encoding GUN4 domain-containing protein yields the protein MSGRRLALLVGVSDYGAGYEPLPGTLADLAQMQAVLQDPHRGSFEVEVLQNPNPQQLREAIEHFFGGRRRDDVLLFYFSGHGALDNSTGSQLYLSTCQTRKDGQRLVESSAVEAAWLHRHLMSSRSDQKVVILDCCFSGAVANLLQKGDDSINLQQLKSKGTVLLASCNAYEVSYQAKEKSSTKQAQSLYTRYLIEGIQTGAARLGKTEWIYAQDLHDYARQRFQTELASAPEPQIIVVEKEGYRIPIARARLKDVAGDYRQLVAQVLKENDGEIDDLDRHYLEVERANLNVPSELAARILKEQQEPYRLRKRERARYYATALKIALKQGYLLTDRARTKLKRIQAALSLRDDEVTIIEQQVMTELSMQVLKPARKAVAHASSAERPSGPVGAPTDLMDLKDLHPGDYVVHQGHGIGRFLRSEYLTEQGRRQECAVLEFADGLLRVTVADLNALQRLTLDGQQNLPLSQIQVLAPPSGLTLDPLQSKKGVDYRPLRDLLQAGNWQAADDETYRVMLKCVGRKEGDWMRVEQLRGFPCTDLRTIDQLWTTYSQGHFGFSVQQSLYLDCGAKLDGDYPGDQIWEKFGDRVGWRVKNRWIYYQDVVFDLAAVRGHLPAKACVLVGVVDWWCWVLFSRMDACHISANSSKS from the coding sequence ATGTCTGGTCGGCGCTTAGCACTGTTAGTTGGGGTGAGTGATTATGGAGCGGGATACGAGCCGCTGCCAGGCACTTTAGCAGATCTGGCGCAGATGCAAGCTGTATTACAGGATCCCCATCGCGGCAGTTTTGAGGTAGAGGTTCTACAAAACCCCAATCCGCAACAGCTACGGGAAGCCATTGAACATTTTTTTGGCGGTCGTCGTCGGGATGATGTCTTACTATTTTACTTTTCTGGTCATGGAGCTTTAGATAATTCTACGGGTAGCCAACTTTACTTGTCTACCTGCCAAACACGTAAGGATGGGCAGCGGCTGGTAGAATCTAGTGCCGTTGAGGCAGCTTGGCTACATCGTCATTTGATGAGCAGTCGCTCGGATCAAAAAGTTGTGATTCTAGACTGTTGCTTTAGCGGTGCAGTGGCGAATTTGCTGCAAAAGGGAGATGACTCAATTAACCTCCAGCAGCTTAAAAGTAAAGGAACGGTGTTGTTAGCTTCGTGTAATGCCTATGAGGTATCGTACCAAGCTAAGGAAAAATCCAGTACCAAGCAGGCGCAATCGCTCTACACCAGATACTTAATTGAAGGTATCCAAACAGGAGCAGCCCGATTGGGTAAAACAGAATGGATTTATGCCCAAGATCTTCATGACTATGCCAGACAACGCTTTCAAACCGAACTAGCATCGGCACCCGAGCCCCAAATTATTGTGGTAGAAAAAGAGGGCTATCGGATCCCCATTGCTCGGGCAAGGCTGAAGGATGTAGCTGGAGACTACCGCCAACTGGTGGCCCAGGTTCTCAAAGAAAATGACGGCGAAATTGATGATCTCGATCGCCACTATCTAGAAGTAGAACGTGCTAACTTAAATGTCCCTAGCGAGCTAGCGGCGCGCATTCTCAAAGAGCAGCAAGAACCCTATCGCCTGCGCAAGCGGGAACGGGCTCGCTATTATGCAACCGCCTTGAAAATTGCCCTCAAGCAAGGCTATTTGCTCACCGATCGCGCCCGGACGAAACTCAAGCGGATTCAGGCGGCGCTGAGTTTACGGGATGACGAGGTGACGATTATTGAGCAGCAGGTGATGACGGAGCTGTCTATGCAAGTGCTAAAACCTGCGCGCAAAGCGGTGGCCCACGCCAGTTCTGCCGAGCGGCCCAGTGGCCCTGTGGGGGCTCCTACGGACTTGATGGATCTCAAGGATCTCCATCCGGGAGATTATGTAGTTCACCAAGGCCATGGCATTGGCCGTTTTTTGCGATCGGAATATTTGACAGAGCAAGGGCGACGCCAGGAATGTGCGGTCTTGGAATTTGCAGATGGGCTACTGCGGGTGACCGTCGCTGATCTGAATGCCCTGCAGCGCTTGACCTTAGATGGACAGCAAAACCTACCCCTCAGCCAAATCCAAGTCCTTGCGCCGCCAAGCGGCCTCACCCTGGATCCCCTCCAGTCTAAGAAAGGGGTAGACTATCGCCCCCTGCGCGATCTGCTCCAGGCGGGCAACTGGCAGGCGGCGGATGATGAAACCTATCGGGTCATGCTCAAATGCGTGGGACGGAAAGAGGGAGACTGGATGCGGGTGGAACAACTGCGGGGGTTTCCCTGCACCGATCTGCGCACGATTGATCAACTGTGGACCACCTACAGCCAGGGGCATTTTGGCTTTAGCGTTCAGCAATCGCTGTACCTAGACTGCGGTGCGAAGCTGGATGGCGACTATCCCGGTGACCAAATCTGGGAGAAGTTTGGCGATCGCGTCGGCTGGCGGGTGAAAAATCGCTGGATCTATTACCAAGATGTGGTCTTTGATCTAGCGGCCGTGCGCGGACACCTGCCGGCCAAGGCCTGTGTCTTGGTCGGAGTGGTGGATTGGTGGTGCTGGGTGCTGTTTTCCCGCATGGATGCCTGCCACATCTCGGCGAACAGCTCCAAGAGCTAG
- a CDS encoding LdpA C-terminal domain-containing domain has translation MINLYYPLRSLKEGHWFKLICGASFQHLPAIQNLVLAYALAGADCIDVAADAAVVAAAREALDRAGNLVDAQWQRGDRPWVRPLLMVSLNDGDDPHFRKAVFDPNTCPSDCPRPCESICPAQAIAFTPAQSGVIAERCYGCGRCVPICPFDTISTQFYRFSPTDLLPLVLSGVDAIEIHTQVGRRDAFERLWEAIAPVIPHLSLVAVSCPAGDGIENYLRSLYAVMQPQPPVVIWQADGRAMSGDIGDGTTHATLRLGQKLLAAELPGYVQLAGGTNGYTVEKLRSLHLLPPFSPTPSDRATSKAIAGVAYGSYARTLLSPVLDTLDAIVQERASPSGIPGSEDREAIAPSQPATPADLEHYPALLNQAMTLIDTLMSPLKGPGGPAQLGKRSSYAAKLSAR, from the coding sequence GTGATTAACTTGTACTATCCCTTACGGTCACTGAAGGAAGGACACTGGTTTAAGCTCATTTGTGGCGCAAGCTTCCAACACCTTCCTGCCATCCAAAATTTAGTCCTGGCCTATGCGCTGGCCGGAGCCGACTGTATTGATGTCGCGGCGGATGCGGCAGTGGTGGCGGCGGCCCGAGAAGCGCTTGACCGAGCTGGCAATCTAGTAGACGCCCAGTGGCAACGCGGCGATCGCCCCTGGGTGCGTCCTCTGCTCATGGTCAGCCTCAACGATGGCGATGATCCCCATTTTCGCAAAGCCGTCTTCGACCCCAACACCTGCCCGTCCGACTGTCCTCGTCCCTGTGAATCGATTTGTCCGGCCCAGGCGATCGCCTTCACCCCAGCCCAATCCGGCGTGATCGCCGAGCGCTGCTATGGCTGTGGGCGCTGTGTCCCTATCTGTCCCTTCGATACCATCTCCACCCAGTTCTATCGCTTCTCCCCCACCGATCTCCTTCCCCTCGTTCTCAGCGGCGTCGATGCCATTGAAATCCATACCCAGGTGGGGCGACGGGATGCCTTTGAACGTCTATGGGAGGCGATCGCTCCGGTGATTCCCCATCTCTCCCTAGTGGCCGTGAGCTGTCCCGCCGGCGACGGCATTGAGAACTACCTGCGATCGCTCTATGCGGTGATGCAGCCCCAGCCGCCGGTGGTGATCTGGCAGGCCGATGGTCGGGCGATGAGTGGCGACATTGGCGATGGCACCACCCACGCCACCCTGCGTTTAGGACAAAAACTGCTGGCCGCCGAGCTACCGGGCTATGTGCAGCTTGCCGGCGGCACCAATGGCTACACCGTGGAAAAACTGCGATCGCTCCACCTCTTGCCGCCGTTTTCTCCCACACCTAGCGATCGCGCCACCTCGAAGGCGATCGCTGGCGTTGCCTACGGCAGCTATGCTCGCACCCTTCTATCTCCCGTGTTGGACACTCTCGACGCGATCGTGCAGGAACGGGCCAGTCCTTCCGGCATCCCAGGGTCTGAGGACAGGGAAGCGATCGCCCCCAGCCAGCCGGCAACCCCCGCCGATCTCGAACACTATCCTGCCTTACTGAACCAAGCCATGACCCTCATTGACACCCTGATGTCTCCCCTAAAAGGCCCCGGCGGCCCAGCCCAGCTAGGCAAGCGATCATCCTATGCCGCCAAGCTGTCAGCCAGATAA
- a CDS encoding calcium-binding protein: protein MTNTTLATADDLGILSGALEISSTFEGTDRLDYYRFTLAQNSDLAGLFEAISLTGLRIISDRNENGIVENNEIAVRSSGSSTGGFTSFFAPLPAGTYFLEVSTQRSDTSYELRLAETPKPSNISPDPGNTLSQAFDLGMLPRQRILRDYVGDLDPVDYYTFTLTQKSNFAFEASGQTANTTVLIGSDRNGNGIYDNGETVGGFNFGVVNGTTYSQDLSAGTYILFVGRNASAANSTHYTLALTTTPDFSGDDILRGTARADRLNGQAGNDRIFGLAGNDVLIGGTGNDLLLGGPGSDRLVGASGDDILRGGADRDTLLGGTGNDQLFGDAGNDILNGDAGNDRLDGGSGNDLLQGGSGNDVLIGGTGNDRLDGGIGNDVITTGGGRDRIVVRRQGRTRVTDFQNNLDKFELIGIRFNQLSFEQRQGDVIGKLGRNTLLVLDNTRLATIDRTDFV, encoded by the coding sequence TTGACTAACACAACTTTGGCGACTGCCGATGATCTAGGCATCCTCTCTGGTGCACTCGAAATTTCTAGTACTTTTGAGGGTACCGATCGTCTTGACTACTACAGATTTACGCTTGCCCAAAATAGCGATTTAGCCGGATTATTTGAGGCTATCTCTCTCACTGGTCTGCGTATAATTTCCGATCGGAATGAAAACGGTATTGTTGAGAACAACGAAATTGCTGTTAGAAGCAGCGGTAGCAGCACAGGTGGCTTTACCAGTTTCTTTGCGCCTTTGCCAGCAGGAACCTACTTCCTTGAAGTATCTACACAGCGATCAGACACTTCTTACGAACTTCGGCTAGCCGAAACGCCTAAACCAAGTAATATTTCTCCCGATCCTGGCAATACCCTCTCCCAAGCATTCGATCTGGGAATGCTCCCTAGACAACGGATATTGAGAGATTATGTAGGTGACTTAGACCCAGTTGATTACTACACGTTCACCCTGACTCAGAAAAGTAATTTTGCCTTTGAAGCAAGTGGGCAGACCGCCAATACTACGGTTCTAATCGGTTCTGACCGAAATGGAAACGGCATTTATGACAACGGTGAAACAGTTGGGGGCTTCAACTTTGGTGTTGTTAATGGTACTACCTACTCTCAAGATTTGTCAGCCGGAACTTATATTCTCTTCGTGGGACGGAATGCATCAGCGGCTAATTCGACACACTATACGTTAGCACTAACTACAACTCCCGACTTCAGCGGTGATGACATTCTTCGAGGGACAGCCCGCGCCGATCGCCTCAACGGCCAAGCTGGGAATGATCGCATTTTTGGCCTCGCCGGAAACGATGTTCTGATTGGCGGCACGGGTAATGATCTATTGCTCGGTGGCCCCGGAAGCGATCGCTTAGTTGGCGCATCCGGTGATGATATCCTCCGAGGCGGAGCTGACCGTGACACTCTGCTGGGCGGCACAGGCAATGACCAGCTATTCGGTGATGCAGGCAATGACATCCTAAACGGCGACGCAGGTAACGATCGCCTCGATGGCGGTTCTGGTAACGATCTCCTTCAGGGTGGATCTGGCAACGATGTCTTAATTGGCGGTACAGGAAATGATCGCTTGGATGGAGGAATAGGAAACGACGTCATTACCACAGGGGGTGGACGCGATCGTATTGTTGTACGGCGGCAAGGACGCACCCGCGTTACTGATTTCCAGAACAACCTGGATAAGTTTGAGCTGATTGGTATCCGGTTTAATCAGCTTTCGTTTGAACAACGACAGGGCGATGTTATCGGCAAGTTGGGACGAAATACCCTACTTGTTCTTGATAACACACGACTGGCAACCATCGATCGCACAGATTTCGTGTAG